The Streptococcus parasanguinis genomic sequence CGAGACTTTGAAGGCAAAGGCAACAAACATCCTCATCGTACTTCCAATGAAAAGAAAAATGGATTTGTTATCCGCAACAAAGGGGATAAATAAGCCCTAAGAACGGTCTAGCAATAGGCCGTTTTTATATGAAAATCAAAAATACAAGGGTTAACTAGCTGTTAACCCTTGTATATTTATAAGGAGACCTAAATGATAACTGACTCTTTTAGAAAAATGTATCATGATAAGGAGCATCCAAAAAAGTCAGACAACAGAAAGAATGAATTCCTAAAATGGAATATTTCTGTTAACATATTAAGTCTACAATTATTTCTAAGCTTTGTCAAGAATTTTTTCTTATTTTTTTAAAAATTTTTGACTAGAAAAATAAAAATTGACAATCTTTTCTAAAAGGTTATAATGAATATAATAACTATACTAATTATAAAGAGGTGTCGCCCATGGTGATTGCATTAAAAAATGATGATCTAGAAGTACAATGTAAGACATTTGGTGGGGAATTGAGCTCCATTCGAAGTAAGGAAGGCATAGAATATCTCTGGCAGGGGGACCCAGAGTATTGGTCAGGACAAGCGCCGGTTCTGTTTCCGATTTGCGGGAGTGTTCGTAATGGCCAAGTGCAGTATCATCTAAAAGATGGAGTGAAGACAGGCCAGCTTCCAAGACACGGCCTCATTCGCAAAAGAGAGTTTGAACTAAAAGAACAAACAGACCATCGTCTTGTCTTTGAAATTACCTCTAACGACGAAAGCTTACAAAATTATCCCTACCATTTTCGAGTGGAAATCGCTTATGAATTGAAAGGAAAAGAAATCACTATCACCTATCGCGTGCAAAATCTAGAGTCAGATCAAGTCATGCCTTATTTCATTGGAGGGCATCCAGCCTTTCGTTGTCCCCTTTTAGCAGATGAAGACTATGAAGACTACGAGTTGATTTTTGAAAAAGAAGAAAGCTGTAGCGTTCCTCTCTTGTTCACAGAAACCGGTTTGGTTGATCGCCTGCAGCGGACGCCATTTTTAGACCATAGTCGTAGCCTACCTTTGCGCCATGAACTATTTGAAAAAGACGCCATTATTTTAGATCAATTAGCTTCTAAATCTGTGCAGCTCCTCTCGAAAAAATCTGGTAAAGGTTTGGAATTTGCCTTTGCAGATTTTGAGAATCTCGTCCTTTGGTCTACCAATAACAAGGGTCCTTTCATTGCCTTGGAGCCTTGGACGGGTATTTCCACATCTGCAGAAGAGGGCGATTTCTTCGAAGATAAAAAAGGTGTGATCCAGTTGGCTCCCCAAGAGACACGGAGTCACCAGTACCGTATCACCATTTTGTAAATGAAAAACCGTTGGACTATGGAGTTCGACGGTTCTTTTTGATATAGTTTAGCTTTGCTTGGCGCGATTTCTTTTTAAAGAGAGCCTCGGCAGACATAGCAGAGGGTTTATCTGGATAGGATTCTTGGTAAAGAAGTTTAACAGGGAGACGAGCCCGTGTGTATTTGGCGCCTTTTCCAGCATTGTGAGTCTTTAGGCGTTTTTCGACATCCGTGGTGTAGCCAGTGTAGAGGGAGCCATCCGCACACTCTAGGACATACATGTAAGCTTTAGTTTCCATAGTAGATCTCATGAATCTCGTCTGTATAGCTGCCGTCTTCATTGTGAATAAAGAGGGGAGGCAGAATTTTTAAACCATCCAGTGAGCCATCCTTGATCGCCTCAATCAACAACATATTCGCCTCTTTGGTCACTTTTGGATAGACAAACTGGATCCGTTTAGGTGCAAGATTGTATCGTTTCATAGTTTCGATGATATCTAAAAAGCGATCTGGACGATGGACCATCGCTAAGCGACCATTTGATTTGAGAACCCGCTGAGCCACATGGCAAATCTCATCTAAATTGGTGGTAATTTCATGCCGAGCTAAGAGGTAGTGTTCACTCTCATTGAGATTGGAATGCTCATCCACCTTGAAATAAGGAGGATTGCAGAGGATGATATCCACCTTACTGCCCTTGATATGTTGGGGTAAATGCTTGAGGTCATCTGTGATCATGGACATTTGCTGGTTCAAGCCATTGAGAGCAATGGAGCGGGTTGCCATATCCGCTAGACGTTCCTGTATTTCGACACCAATGATCTGGGCCTCTGTACGAGTACTCGCAAAAAGTCCCACGGCCCCATTTCCAGCGCAGAG encodes the following:
- a CDS encoding tRNA1(Val) (adenine(37)-N6)-methyltransferase is translated as MTDIELKDGERVNQLFSSDVKIIQNREVFSYSVDSVLLSRFPKLPKRGLIVDLCAGNGAVGLFASTRTEAQIIGVEIQERLADMATRSIALNGLNQQMSMITDDLKHLPQHIKGSKVDIILCNPPYFKVDEHSNLNESEHYLLARHEITTNLDEICHVAQRVLKSNGRLAMVHRPDRFLDIIETMKRYNLAPKRIQFVYPKVTKEANMLLIEAIKDGSLDGLKILPPLFIHNEDGSYTDEIHEIYYGN
- a CDS encoding aldose 1-epimerase family protein → MVIALKNDDLEVQCKTFGGELSSIRSKEGIEYLWQGDPEYWSGQAPVLFPICGSVRNGQVQYHLKDGVKTGQLPRHGLIRKREFELKEQTDHRLVFEITSNDESLQNYPYHFRVEIAYELKGKEITITYRVQNLESDQVMPYFIGGHPAFRCPLLADEDYEDYELIFEKEESCSVPLLFTETGLVDRLQRTPFLDHSRSLPLRHELFEKDAIILDQLASKSVQLLSKKSGKGLEFAFADFENLVLWSTNNKGPFIALEPWTGISTSAEEGDFFEDKKGVIQLAPQETRSHQYRITIL
- a CDS encoding GIY-YIG nuclease family protein; this translates as METKAYMYVLECADGSLYTGYTTDVEKRLKTHNAGKGAKYTRARLPVKLLYQESYPDKPSAMSAEALFKKKSRQAKLNYIKKNRRTP